From a region of the Vaginimicrobium propionicum genome:
- a CDS encoding UDP-N-acetylmuramate dehydrogenase — MTNPVADGASCEFERGEINDMTAWKPSQSLTLAEHTTSRVGGKAKKLIVAETTDDLVAAVSQCDEAGEKLLIISGGSNMLIADDGFDGTAVQVATTGISFTQSDCGGALVRVAAGEVWDDFVQLAISRGWVGIEALSGIPGLVGATPIQNVGAYGQEVAATIARVRTWDRVTKQFHTFTYDQCGFGYRDSIFKRSLGEMGQDSVTGRYVIVEVWYQFRLGSDSTPIAYKQLAEKLSVQVGDRVPATRLREAVLELRASKGMVLDANDHDTWSTGSFFTNPILEPDVAAELPAEAPRFAQLDGRVKTSAAWLIEHCGFSRGWPGTGQARLSTKHVLALTNRGQASAAEMISLARQVRNRVAERYQIDLVAEPVLVGLGL; from the coding sequence TTGACTAATCCAGTTGCCGATGGTGCTTCCTGCGAATTTGAACGTGGCGAAATTAATGACATGACCGCATGGAAACCGAGTCAATCGCTGACTCTTGCCGAACACACCACGTCCAGAGTTGGCGGCAAAGCTAAGAAACTGATCGTTGCTGAAACGACTGACGATTTAGTTGCTGCCGTTAGCCAGTGTGATGAGGCCGGTGAAAAGCTGCTAATCATTTCTGGTGGCTCAAATATGTTGATCGCTGATGACGGTTTTGACGGCACGGCCGTTCAAGTGGCAACCACCGGCATCAGTTTCACCCAGTCAGATTGCGGGGGAGCGCTAGTTCGTGTGGCTGCTGGCGAGGTGTGGGACGATTTCGTCCAGCTAGCAATTTCCCGAGGATGGGTCGGTATTGAGGCATTGTCTGGCATACCTGGCTTAGTTGGTGCGACACCAATTCAAAATGTTGGTGCTTATGGACAAGAAGTTGCCGCCACCATAGCCAGAGTTCGAACCTGGGATAGGGTTACAAAGCAATTCCACACCTTCACTTACGATCAATGCGGTTTCGGCTACCGCGACTCGATATTTAAGCGATCACTAGGTGAAATGGGTCAAGACTCGGTAACTGGTCGCTATGTCATTGTCGAGGTTTGGTACCAATTCAGGCTAGGTAGCGATTCAACGCCAATCGCCTATAAACAGTTGGCTGAAAAGCTATCTGTCCAAGTGGGCGACCGAGTGCCAGCCACGCGATTGCGGGAGGCTGTCTTGGAGCTGCGCGCGTCAAAAGGCATGGTGCTAGATGCCAATGATCATGACACTTGGTCTACCGGAAGTTTTTTCACTAACCCCATTCTCGAGCCGGACGTGGCAGCAGAGTTGCCGGCCGAAGCCCCGCGATTTGCGCAATTGGACGGTCGAGTGAAAACCTCTGCGGCTTGGCTAATTGAACATTGCGGATTCTCGCGTGGTTGGCCGGGCACAGGTCAAGCCAGGTTATCGACTAAACATGTCTTGGCGTTAACTAACCGTGGTCAGGCAAGTGCTGCAGAAATGATTTCTTTGGCGCGTCAAGTCCGCAATCGAGTAGCCGAACGCTATCAGATTGACTTGGTTGCTGAACCAGTCCTTGTCGGGCTTGGCTTATAG
- the rplJ gene encoding 50S ribosomal protein L10, whose product MARPDKVAAVAALKESFSKSSATVLTEYRGLTVAELKDLRRQLSENATYAVAKNTLAAIAAKEAGIEGLEDQLTGPTAIAFVTGDIAAASKVMRDFAKAQPQLIIKGGVLEGRILDAEAAKKLADLESRETLLAKLAGGMKASMSKAVATFAAPLSNTALLLGALENKAKDDPSVIGGAGSDQLSSAAAPAVAEEENTPESAAETAE is encoded by the coding sequence ATGGCGAGGCCAGACAAGGTAGCCGCCGTCGCGGCGCTGAAGGAGTCCTTCAGCAAGTCCAGCGCGACTGTGCTCACCGAGTATCGCGGTCTCACTGTGGCGGAGTTGAAAGATCTTCGCCGTCAATTAAGTGAGAACGCTACCTACGCCGTTGCGAAGAATACGCTTGCCGCTATTGCTGCCAAAGAAGCCGGTATTGAGGGTCTGGAAGACCAGCTTACTGGCCCGACAGCTATCGCCTTTGTTACTGGCGATATTGCAGCGGCCTCTAAGGTAATGCGTGATTTCGCAAAGGCTCAACCGCAACTGATTATCAAAGGTGGCGTACTAGAGGGACGAATTCTAGACGCCGAAGCTGCCAAGAAATTGGCGGATTTGGAATCTCGCGAAACGTTGCTGGCCAAGCTGGCTGGTGGCATGAAGGCCTCCATGAGCAAGGCTGTCGCGACCTTTGCCGCCCCGCTTTCCAACACGGCCCTTCTGCTGGGTGCGTTAGAAAACAAGGCCAAGGACGACCCGTCCGTTATTGGCGGTGCTGGTTCAGATCAGTTGTCATCTGCTGCAGCCCCTGCAGTAGCAGAAGAAGAAAATACCCCCGAGTCGGCAGCCGAGACTGCTGAATAA
- a CDS encoding MaoC/PaaZ C-terminal domain-containing protein, protein MNVDIGEELPPLKINVSRNLVVRYAGASNDFNPIHHSDRAAKAVGMPGVIAHGMWTMGAGLRIVTDWVKDPSKVISYTARFTKPLVVPDSEEGVTVEVSAKVVNLDADVASVEISAICGEDKLLSAAKVKVRID, encoded by the coding sequence ATGAACGTTGACATTGGTGAAGAATTACCGCCACTCAAAATCAATGTGAGTAGAAATCTGGTGGTTCGCTACGCGGGCGCGTCAAATGATTTTAACCCTATCCACCACTCTGATCGTGCGGCTAAAGCCGTCGGAATGCCGGGGGTAATCGCCCACGGTATGTGGACTATGGGTGCCGGGTTGAGAATAGTAACTGATTGGGTGAAAGACCCATCGAAAGTAATCTCGTATACCGCACGCTTCACGAAACCCCTAGTCGTTCCCGATAGCGAGGAAGGTGTGACGGTTGAAGTTTCAGCCAAAGTAGTCAATCTCGACGCTGATGTGGCCAGCGTCGAGATTAGCGCTATCTGTGGTGAAGATAAATTGCTAAGTGCAGCGAAAGTGAAGGTTCGAATTGACTAA
- the nusG gene encoding transcription termination/antitermination protein NusG yields MTETPKEDFEADLLADLDAQENDQADEIEINLDALDDDTEPQAQEPEINLDFGGDEETESSDEVAAEPEPEIDLSVLDDEEEKKEETAKNAAAQAAEQALARELDKLRDELEMKPGDWYVVHTYSGMENRVRQNIEARIVNFNMEDYIYEVVVPTEDAVEMRNGQRKNVTRTFMPGYVLVRMEMTDDAWSTVRHTPSVTGIVGYENQPVPLTLDEVVGMMTPLVAARIAAETSARTQKMQEVLVADYQVGDSVMVVDGPFAGVHATITEINVHSQRVKANVEILGRETPVDLTFPQIQRVI; encoded by the coding sequence ATGACTGAGACCCCGAAGGAAGATTTCGAGGCAGATCTGCTTGCCGACCTGGATGCTCAAGAAAATGACCAAGCAGACGAAATTGAGATCAACCTAGACGCCTTGGATGACGATACTGAACCGCAAGCCCAGGAGCCAGAAATTAATCTGGATTTTGGTGGTGACGAGGAAACCGAGTCTAGTGATGAGGTAGCTGCTGAACCTGAGCCTGAGATTGACCTTTCCGTCCTTGATGACGAAGAGGAAAAAAAGGAAGAGACGGCTAAGAATGCTGCTGCTCAGGCTGCTGAGCAGGCGCTGGCGCGTGAACTTGATAAGTTACGCGACGAATTAGAGATGAAACCAGGCGACTGGTATGTGGTGCATACCTATTCGGGCATGGAGAATCGCGTCCGGCAAAATATTGAGGCCAGAATTGTCAACTTCAATATGGAGGACTACATCTATGAGGTAGTCGTGCCGACTGAGGACGCCGTCGAAATGCGCAACGGCCAACGAAAGAATGTCACTCGTACCTTTATGCCTGGCTATGTTTTGGTGCGCATGGAGATGACCGATGACGCGTGGTCGACAGTACGCCATACCCCGTCCGTGACCGGCATCGTTGGCTATGAGAATCAGCCGGTGCCCTTAACCCTGGACGAAGTGGTAGGCATGATGACGCCATTAGTGGCTGCCAGGATTGCTGCCGAAACCAGTGCTCGGACCCAGAAAATGCAAGAAGTTTTGGTCGCTGACTACCAGGTTGGCGATTCTGTCATGGTTGTGGATGGTCCGTTCGCTGGCGTCCATGCCACGATTACTGAGATTAATGTTCACTCTCAGCGTGTGAAGGCCAATGTCGAGATTCTAGGTCGTGAGACCCCGGTCGATTTGACCTTCCCGCAGATCCAGAGGGTTATCTAA
- a CDS encoding DNA-directed RNA polymerase subunit beta → MAASRTASKKLNVVSPSGRISFAKIAEPLEVPNLLDLQINSFNWLVGNADWQKDVDEALAEGRTDVNTVSGLEEIFKEISPIEDYAQSMSLSFRDYRFENPKYSVEECKDRDATYASPLFVTAEFINNESEEIKSQTVFIGDFPLMTDKGTFIIAGTERVVVSQLVRSPGVYFEVTPDKTSDKDIYTCKVIPSRGAWLEFEIDKRDIVGVRIDRRRKQNVTVLLKALGWSEDRILEEFGDYESIRMTLEKDTVTTTDEALLDIYRKLRPGEPPARDAAQTLLENYYFNSKRYDLAKVGRYKVNQKLGLALPFDQQVLTMDDIIGAIHYICALHEGKEELPGHQPGETILVEADDIDHFGNRRLRTVGELIQNQLRTGLGRMERVVRDRMTTQDVDSITPQSLINIRPVTAALKEFFGTSQLSQFMDQNNPLAELTHKRRLSALGPGGLSRDRAGMEVRDVHPSHYGRMCPIETPEGPNIGLIGSLASFARVNAFGFIETPYRKVVDGVVTDQIDYLTASEEDRYNIAQANSRLNADGTFAEDRVVVRVRFGDVDEVSPAEVGYMDISPRQMVSVATALIPFLEHDDASRALMGANMQRQAVPLVRTEAPYVGTGMEYRAATDVGDVTMANKAGTVTSVSADLIELANDDGTYQTFRLEKFNRSNAGTCVNQRPIVHVGQHVEPGTPLADGPSTDRGELALGRNLLVAFMPWEGLNYEDAIILSQRIVSDDVLTSIHIEEHEVDARDTKLGPEEITRDIPNISPDMLSDLDERGIVRIGAEVQTGDILVGKVTPKGETELTPEERLLRAIFGEKAREVRDTSMKVPHGESGTVIGVRVFDREESDDELPPGVNQMVRVYVAQKRKVQEGDKLAGRHGNKGVISKILPVEDMPFLEDGTPVDIILNPLGVPSRMNLGQVLEMHLGWIAHSGWDLDGVEGDWADRLREVGLSHVDGNAHLATPVFDGADEDEISGLLANGLPNEDGQHLVDADGKAVLYDGRTGKQYPTKVGVGYMYMLKLHHLVDDKIHARSTGPYSMITQQPLGGKAQFGGQRFGEMEVWALEAYGAAWALQEMLTIKSDDVPGRVKVYEAIVKGENIPEPGIPESFKVLVKEMKSLCLNVEVLAQDGSVIDLRNTEDDFRASEDLGIDLSRRPGSDSFAAVDEI, encoded by the coding sequence TTGGCCGCCTCGCGCACTGCCTCGAAGAAACTGAATGTCGTATCCCCAAGCGGACGCATCTCCTTTGCGAAGATCGCCGAACCGCTGGAGGTACCTAACCTGCTGGACTTGCAGATCAACTCGTTTAACTGGTTGGTCGGCAACGCTGACTGGCAGAAGGACGTTGATGAAGCCCTTGCTGAGGGTCGTACTGACGTCAATACCGTGTCTGGGTTGGAGGAGATTTTCAAAGAAATCTCTCCGATCGAAGATTATGCCCAGTCGATGTCGCTGAGTTTCCGCGATTATCGTTTTGAAAATCCAAAGTATAGCGTCGAAGAGTGTAAAGACCGCGACGCTACCTATGCTTCACCATTGTTCGTTACTGCGGAATTCATCAATAACGAATCTGAAGAGATTAAGTCTCAGACGGTGTTCATCGGTGACTTCCCGTTGATGACCGATAAAGGTACTTTCATCATTGCTGGCACCGAGCGCGTCGTCGTCTCTCAGTTGGTGAGATCTCCAGGCGTATATTTCGAGGTAACCCCCGACAAGACGTCTGACAAGGATATTTACACTTGTAAGGTGATTCCGTCCAGGGGTGCCTGGCTGGAGTTCGAGATTGATAAGCGCGACATTGTTGGTGTGCGTATTGATCGCCGACGCAAGCAGAACGTCACCGTTTTATTAAAGGCCTTGGGCTGGAGTGAAGACCGTATTCTCGAAGAATTCGGCGATTACGAGAGCATTCGTATGACGCTGGAAAAGGATACCGTTACCACTACGGATGAAGCGTTGCTGGATATTTATCGCAAACTTCGCCCTGGTGAACCGCCAGCACGAGATGCTGCTCAAACGCTATTGGAGAATTACTACTTCAACTCTAAGCGCTACGACCTAGCCAAAGTTGGCCGCTACAAGGTGAACCAAAAGCTCGGTCTCGCATTGCCTTTTGATCAGCAAGTACTGACGATGGACGACATTATTGGCGCCATCCACTACATTTGCGCTCTCCACGAGGGCAAGGAAGAGCTGCCCGGTCATCAACCAGGTGAAACTATTCTGGTTGAGGCCGACGACATTGACCACTTCGGCAACCGTAGGCTAAGGACTGTCGGTGAATTGATTCAGAACCAGCTTCGTACTGGCCTTGGCCGAATGGAACGGGTGGTGCGTGATCGTATGACCACCCAGGACGTTGACTCGATCACTCCGCAATCCCTAATTAATATTCGTCCGGTAACTGCAGCGCTGAAGGAATTCTTTGGCACCTCGCAGCTATCGCAGTTCATGGATCAAAACAACCCACTGGCTGAGTTGACCCACAAGCGTAGGCTGTCAGCTCTTGGCCCGGGTGGTTTGTCTAGGGATCGTGCCGGTATGGAAGTGCGTGACGTTCACCCGTCCCACTACGGACGTATGTGCCCAATCGAAACTCCTGAAGGCCCGAATATCGGTTTGATTGGTTCGTTGGCTTCCTTCGCTCGGGTTAACGCTTTTGGTTTCATCGAAACCCCTTACCGTAAGGTAGTCGACGGGGTAGTCACCGATCAGATTGACTACCTAACTGCTTCTGAGGAAGATCGCTACAACATCGCACAGGCAAACTCGAGGCTAAACGCTGACGGTACTTTCGCCGAGGATCGCGTTGTTGTCCGGGTACGTTTTGGTGATGTTGATGAGGTCAGCCCCGCTGAGGTTGGCTATATGGACATTTCGCCACGTCAGATGGTTTCGGTAGCCACGGCATTGATTCCGTTCCTGGAGCACGACGATGCCTCACGAGCCTTGATGGGCGCAAATATGCAACGGCAGGCTGTGCCTTTGGTGCGTACCGAAGCTCCTTATGTTGGTACTGGTATGGAATACCGAGCAGCTACCGACGTTGGCGATGTCACTATGGCCAATAAGGCCGGCACTGTAACTTCTGTGTCTGCCGATCTAATCGAATTGGCTAATGACGATGGCACTTACCAAACCTTCAGGTTGGAAAAGTTCAATCGTTCTAATGCTGGTACCTGCGTTAACCAGCGGCCAATCGTCCATGTGGGTCAGCATGTTGAGCCAGGTACGCCATTGGCTGACGGCCCGTCTACTGATCGCGGTGAGTTAGCTTTGGGAAGAAACCTGCTGGTGGCATTCATGCCTTGGGAAGGTCTGAACTACGAGGACGCCATCATCTTGAGTCAGCGTATTGTTTCAGACGATGTGCTCACCTCAATTCACATTGAGGAGCATGAGGTTGACGCTCGTGACACCAAGCTAGGGCCAGAAGAGATTACTCGTGATATTCCGAATATCTCGCCCGATATGCTTTCTGATCTTGACGAGCGCGGCATCGTACGTATCGGTGCTGAGGTGCAAACTGGCGACATTCTAGTTGGTAAGGTCACCCCGAAGGGTGAGACTGAGCTGACCCCAGAGGAGCGCTTGTTGCGCGCCATCTTCGGCGAAAAAGCTCGCGAAGTGCGTGACACTTCAATGAAGGTGCCTCACGGTGAGTCTGGCACTGTCATTGGCGTTCGGGTCTTTGACCGGGAAGAGTCTGATGACGAGCTGCCACCAGGGGTAAACCAGATGGTGCGTGTCTATGTGGCTCAGAAACGTAAGGTACAAGAGGGCGATAAGCTCGCTGGCCGTCACGGTAACAAGGGTGTCATCTCTAAGATTTTGCCGGTAGAGGATATGCCTTTCCTTGAGGACGGCACTCCGGTAGACATCATTTTGAACCCGTTGGGTGTGCCTAGCCGAATGAACTTGGGTCAGGTGCTGGAAATGCACTTGGGCTGGATTGCGCATTCAGGCTGGGATTTGGATGGCGTGGAAGGTGACTGGGCTGACCGGTTGCGCGAAGTTGGGTTGAGCCATGTTGATGGCAATGCTCACCTAGCCACTCCAGTATTCGACGGTGCAGATGAGGATGAGATTTCAGGTCTATTAGCTAACGGGCTACCCAATGAGGATGGCCAACATCTAGTAGACGCCGACGGCAAGGCCGTGTTGTACGACGGTCGTACCGGTAAGCAGTACCCGACCAAGGTTGGTGTCGGCTATATGTACATGCTTAAACTGCACCACTTGGTTGACGACAAGATCCACGCTCGTTCGACCGGTCCGTACTCGATGATTACGCAGCAGCCGTTGGGTGGTAAAGCCCAATTCGGTGGTCAGCGTTTCGGCGAGATGGAGGTTTGGGCGCTGGAAGCCTACGGTGCTGCATGGGCTTTGCAAGAAATGTTGACGATTAAATCTGATGACGTTCCCGGCAGGGTCAAGGTCTACGAGGCCATCGTCAAGGGTGAAAACATTCCTGAGCCTGGTATCCCAGAGTCCTTCAAGGTGCTGGTTAAAGAGATGAAATCTCTGTGCCTGAACGTTGAGGTGCTAGCTCAGGATGGTTCGGTTATCGACTTGCGTAACACCGAGGACGATTTCCGCGCCTCTGAGGATCTCGGTATCGACTTGTCGCGTCGTCCCGGCTCCGATTCATTCGCAGCCGTAGACGAAATCTGA
- the secE gene encoding preprotein translocase subunit SecE — translation MAESTNRDSQDESADLTPETEGGQTASSRSGAPVKRKRTAAPVKKSKPTPKQGEEAESVKRTGPVEFVKQSIEQLRKVVWPSAEATRQYFIVVLVFVLFIMTFVAGLDYLFGIGLLALFGG, via the coding sequence GTGGCTGAAAGCACTAACCGCGATTCGCAGGACGAGTCGGCTGACCTGACGCCCGAAACTGAGGGCGGCCAGACCGCCTCGTCGCGATCCGGCGCGCCCGTGAAGCGAAAGAGGACGGCAGCACCCGTCAAAAAAAGCAAGCCCACCCCTAAGCAAGGTGAAGAGGCAGAGTCTGTAAAGCGCACCGGCCCCGTCGAGTTCGTCAAACAGTCCATCGAACAATTGCGCAAAGTTGTGTGGCCCTCGGCAGAAGCAACTCGGCAATATTTCATCGTGGTGCTCGTGTTCGTGCTATTCATCATGACTTTTGTTGCTGGGCTGGACTATCTATTCGGCATCGGCCTGCTTGCCTTATTTGGCGGATAA
- a CDS encoding MaoC family dehydratase N-terminal domain-containing protein, with protein MPISDEHVGRCYSPTSPYQVTKEKIAEFVASLGDNNHAYQGQTPIAPPTFAALIAARAWAPFFNDPELGIALERTVHASQSFSFTRPLRCGDEVVATLAISKVRTRGQMELITIEVKIDTVENEHVVTATSQLVHHRQGTK; from the coding sequence GTGCCTATTAGCGATGAACATGTTGGACGCTGTTACTCGCCAACTTCCCCCTATCAGGTCACTAAAGAAAAAATTGCTGAATTCGTCGCTTCCTTAGGCGACAATAATCACGCTTATCAAGGGCAAACACCGATTGCGCCGCCAACTTTCGCAGCGCTTATCGCCGCTAGGGCTTGGGCGCCGTTTTTTAATGACCCTGAATTAGGTATCGCCTTAGAACGCACCGTCCATGCAAGCCAAAGTTTTTCTTTCACTCGCCCATTACGCTGCGGTGATGAGGTTGTTGCAACGCTGGCTATTTCCAAGGTGCGCACCAGGGGACAGATGGAATTGATAACCATTGAGGTAAAGATTGACACCGTCGAAAATGAGCATGTGGTCACCGCTACAAGCCAATTAGTTCACCATCGGCAAGGAACAAAATGA
- the rplA gene encoding 50S ribosomal protein L1, whose translation MKHSKRYKASAALVDKDQLYTPDEAMAIIKQFETGKSDESVDVSIRLSVDPRKSDQMVRGTVNLPNGTGKTARVLVFAQGAKATEAMEAGADEVGSDELIAKVQEGYLDFDSVVATPDMMGKVGRLGRVLGPRGLMPNPKTGTVTMDVAKAVKDIKGGKIEFRVDRHANLQFIIGKSSFTKEALAENYKAALDEVLRLRPATTKGRYIRKIVVSTTFGPGIPIDIATTKAEAK comes from the coding sequence ATGAAGCATAGTAAGCGTTATAAGGCTTCGGCGGCGCTAGTCGACAAAGACCAGCTCTATACGCCAGACGAAGCCATGGCAATTATTAAACAATTCGAGACTGGCAAATCTGACGAGTCTGTTGACGTATCAATACGTTTGAGCGTTGACCCCAGAAAGTCAGACCAGATGGTGCGTGGCACTGTCAATCTGCCTAACGGTACTGGCAAGACGGCTAGGGTCCTCGTCTTTGCTCAAGGCGCTAAAGCCACCGAGGCTATGGAAGCTGGTGCTGACGAAGTTGGTTCTGACGAACTGATCGCCAAGGTCCAGGAGGGCTATCTCGATTTTGATTCGGTAGTAGCCACCCCAGACATGATGGGCAAGGTAGGTCGTCTAGGCCGCGTTCTTGGCCCGCGTGGTTTAATGCCAAACCCCAAGACCGGCACTGTGACGATGGATGTCGCAAAGGCTGTTAAGGATATTAAGGGCGGCAAGATTGAGTTCCGTGTCGATAGGCACGCGAATTTGCAGTTCATTATTGGCAAGAGCTCTTTCACAAAAGAAGCGCTTGCCGAGAACTACAAGGCAGCCCTAGACGAGGTGCTGCGTCTTCGTCCGGCTACCACTAAGGGTCGCTACATTCGTAAAATTGTCGTTTCGACGACTTTCGGGCCTGGCATCCCGATTGATATCGCTACTACCAAAGCTGAAGCGAAATAA
- the rplK gene encoding 50S ribosomal protein L11, producing the protein MPPKKKVAQVVKIAIAAGQATPAPPVGTALGPTGVNIMEFVKAYNAETEAQRGSIVPAEITIYEDRSFTFITKTPPASDLIKKAAGVQKGSGKPNKEKVGKITKAQVREIAETKLKDLSANDVEQAMKIVEGSARSMGITVTE; encoded by the coding sequence ATGCCTCCCAAGAAGAAGGTTGCGCAGGTCGTTAAGATTGCCATTGCGGCAGGTCAAGCGACTCCAGCACCGCCAGTAGGTACCGCTCTTGGCCCCACTGGCGTCAACATCATGGAATTCGTCAAGGCTTATAATGCCGAGACAGAAGCTCAGCGTGGCTCTATCGTCCCTGCTGAGATCACTATCTACGAAGACCGTTCTTTCACCTTTATTACCAAAACCCCGCCTGCCTCAGACTTGATTAAGAAGGCTGCTGGCGTGCAGAAAGGTTCTGGCAAGCCAAATAAAGAGAAAGTCGGCAAGATTACTAAAGCTCAGGTTCGCGAGATCGCTGAAACTAAGCTAAAGGATCTGTCCGCAAATGACGTGGAACAAGCCATGAAGATCGTCGAAGGTTCGGCGCGCTCTATGGGTATTACCGTCACTGAATAA
- the rplL gene encoding 50S ribosomal protein L7/L12, with product MAKLSKEELLEQFKEMTLIELSDFVKAFEEAFDVKAAAPVAAVAVAPAAGGGEAAAAEDDADKELDVVLESFGSNKIAVIKEIRTLTGLGLKDAKDLVEAAPKVVLEKQKKEAADKAKEALEAAGATVSFK from the coding sequence ATGGCGAAATTGAGCAAAGAAGAGCTGCTAGAGCAGTTCAAGGAAATGACCCTCATCGAGCTATCTGACTTCGTTAAGGCATTCGAAGAGGCTTTTGATGTTAAAGCTGCTGCTCCGGTAGCTGCTGTCGCGGTTGCCCCCGCTGCTGGCGGCGGCGAGGCTGCTGCTGCGGAAGATGACGCTGATAAGGAGCTGGACGTTGTCCTGGAGTCCTTCGGCTCTAACAAGATTGCTGTCATCAAGGAGATCCGTACTCTGACTGGCCTAGGCCTGAAGGACGCCAAGGATCTCGTTGAGGCTGCTCCTAAGGTTGTGCTTGAGAAGCAGAAGAAGGAAGCTGCCGACAAGGCTAAAGAGGCTTTGGAAGCCGCTGGCGCTACTGTTTCCTTTAAGTAA
- the rpmG gene encoding 50S ribosomal protein L33: MAKKSGDVRPKITLACTECKERNYITRKNRRNTPDRLEVKKYCPRDGKHTVHRETR; this comes from the coding sequence ATGGCTAAGAAGTCAGGCGACGTTCGCCCGAAGATCACCCTTGCCTGCACTGAGTGCAAGGAGCGCAACTACATCACGAGGAAGAATAGGCGCAATACTCCTGATCGTCTCGAGGTTAAGAAGTACTGCCCACGCGACGGTAAGCATACCGTGCACCGCGAGACTCGCTAG